In bacterium, one genomic interval encodes:
- the citF gene encoding citrate lyase subunit alpha yields the protein MKFVKNAIGREVPIEADGRTLTPFQGAFTDPLAGGNRPGPPIPHSHPEHKGGEKKLLSSLNEAIKKTGLRDGMTISFHHHLRNGDYVVNMVLEACAEMGIKGLTIAPTALFPCHVPVVDHIKSGVIRNIQGSMNGPVGAFVSKGGMETVAILRSHGGRVRAIEDGDLHIDVAFCAAPCADDFGNANGLYGPSACGPLGYGQIDSQYADKFVVITDNLVRFPCIPFDILSTHVDYVVEVDKIGEPSKIISGTTRITNSPGRLYIAKLAAKFIEQSPYYKDGIGFQTGAGGISLAVTKYLGEFMRRDKIKASYINGGITQFAVDLLHEGIADKLLDGQVFDTASIASLRNDVMHERINLCMYANMHSKGCMVNVQDVGFLGATEVDVDFNVNVNTHSDGMLLHGIGGHCDVAAGAKLAMMVIPSYRKRIPVIREAVTTVTTPGETVDVIVCDKGIAINPRREDLIEHFKDSSLPIREIRDIKREVDEICGGEPQLPELGERVIALIEYRDGTIIDKVMQVL from the coding sequence ATGAAATTCGTGAAGAACGCAATTGGTCGAGAAGTTCCAATCGAAGCCGATGGGCGGACACTTACGCCTTTTCAGGGCGCATTTACCGACCCACTTGCCGGGGGTAATCGCCCCGGACCGCCGATTCCACATTCGCATCCCGAACATAAAGGCGGAGAAAAGAAACTCTTAAGCTCTTTAAATGAAGCGATAAAAAAAACCGGTCTCCGCGATGGCATGACGATTAGTTTCCATCATCACCTTCGAAATGGTGATTATGTAGTAAATATGGTTCTCGAGGCTTGCGCTGAGATGGGGATTAAGGGGCTTACTATTGCGCCGACGGCGCTTTTCCCTTGTCATGTGCCTGTTGTAGATCATATTAAAAGCGGTGTTATTCGTAATATTCAAGGCTCCATGAACGGTCCGGTCGGGGCATTTGTAAGTAAAGGTGGCATGGAGACAGTCGCTATTCTCCGTTCCCATGGTGGAAGAGTCCGCGCCATCGAGGATGGTGATTTGCACATTGATGTTGCCTTTTGCGCCGCCCCGTGTGCCGATGATTTCGGTAATGCCAACGGTCTTTACGGACCATCGGCGTGTGGCCCGCTAGGTTATGGCCAGATTGACTCCCAATATGCGGATAAATTCGTTGTCATCACCGACAATCTTGTTCGCTTTCCGTGTATTCCCTTCGATATTTTGAGCACCCATGTCGATTATGTTGTTGAAGTCGATAAGATCGGGGAGCCTTCAAAGATAATTAGTGGAACGACGCGCATAACCAACAGCCCCGGAAGGCTTTATATTGCCAAACTTGCGGCCAAATTCATCGAGCAATCACCATATTATAAGGATGGCATAGGCTTTCAAACCGGGGCAGGTGGAATCAGCCTGGCCGTGACTAAATACCTCGGGGAGTTTATGCGCAGGGATAAGATTAAGGCATCGTATATCAATGGTGGCATTACACAGTTTGCAGTTGATCTTTTACACGAGGGAATCGCCGATAAGCTTCTTGATGGGCAAGTTTTCGACACAGCCTCCATTGCCAGTCTTCGTAACGATGTAATGCATGAGCGTATTAATCTTTGTATGTATGCCAACATGCACAGCAAGGGTTGTATGGTCAATGTTCAGGATGTCGGCTTTCTCGGTGCCACCGAAGTCGATGTCGATTTCAATGTGAATGTTAATACGCACTCTGATGGCATGTTGCTGCACGGCATCGGAGGTCACTGTGATGTTGCTGCCGGTGCAAAGCTTGCGATGATGGTTATTCCGTCGTATCGAAAACGAATTCCTGTTATCCGCGAGGCGGTGACTACAGTTACCACTCCCGGAGAAACAGTCGATGTAATAGTTTGCGACAAGGGAATTGCAATTAATCCGCGTCGTGAGGACCTTATTGAACATTTCAAGGATTCTTCGCTTCCGATTCGGGAGATAAGAGATATTAAGCGAGAAGTGGACGAGATCTGTGGTGGTGAACCTCAGTTGCCTGAGCTTGGCGAGAGAGTTATCGCTCTCATAGAATACCGCGACGGCACGATTATAGATAAGGTTATGCAAGTATTGTAG
- a CDS encoding diguanylate cyclase, translating to MVKGFFNKRDLRNLVLVVSFILIAIIFVFFLKSYSNLIQRDLFAHFSQDQKLLADFMATRVEEFFADIRRELDISGAKSGIKYLRFPEINEDIIELTNKLENKAKSISRMDTLGVLRCSWPDTQAIGQSIAYQSHVIKTLAEHCDVISQPILTVQGYRAMAVHSAIFGRDSIWLGNICALVPFEAMENRLLVELNRVKSRGFIVDSTGEILYHPDLATGTLVERAFSRDSSTIINAFLEAIPNKFEGFGEFLDHTGIRRPIGISTIELGDYHWYIVVYSASNEMRDIISKINKSGVKTYFFVLSVLFVVFLFIAIFYNKKGQKTSSETEKITSNEEERIIQLFSSGLKALISTESEREVLQTLINNIREVGNFQFVALLKKRDPKAFSICVQSYRKEEHFLEFLRLSNIDPFTVKVFPDPMHPVFQSLNSGNTVKLFSIDQIKTFNRDLAYMGGVLLDILPNPQLSVIPVKVKGELLGAVPCCIEEDSDIDNRILEIFIDQVAQVLQVSEILKQMQNVNELYTDVFHNVDYGIFIVDSDLKLLSYNKIAETELGFRPKLIGSSLSEVFKFISSSDTEESYTSILKSGRLIEMEEVSYDSSHNTTYLRKKIIPVFSTAGGVHRIITIVEDVTAQRSMSEELKDALRKMEKIAMTDVLTGLHNYRYFIEVLPRFIEMSREVSAPLSLIAIDLDDLKRINDNLGHHIGDEVIRNAALLISKRCSPADIVSRYSGDEFFVLLKNTSIENAISKAEVLCTNIADKVMDGISAPEDYMVTSSFGIVQLTDDIMNKDELLSRAESALYRAKAEGKNRVVVWQSYKN from the coding sequence GGACATTAGAAGAGAACTCGATATCTCCGGAGCGAAAAGTGGGATTAAGTATCTTCGTTTTCCTGAAATAAATGAAGACATAATCGAGCTGACTAACAAGCTTGAAAACAAGGCCAAATCTATTAGCCGAATGGATACTCTTGGAGTTTTGAGATGTTCGTGGCCGGATACACAAGCTATCGGGCAAAGCATAGCCTACCAAAGCCATGTCATTAAAACTTTAGCAGAACACTGTGATGTTATAAGCCAACCCATACTGACAGTTCAGGGATATAGGGCGATGGCCGTTCATAGTGCCATTTTTGGAAGAGATTCGATTTGGCTTGGAAATATATGTGCGTTGGTTCCCTTCGAAGCAATGGAAAATAGACTTCTTGTGGAATTGAATAGGGTGAAATCTCGGGGTTTTATAGTCGATTCGACGGGCGAGATTCTCTATCATCCGGATTTAGCAACTGGGACACTGGTGGAGCGTGCTTTTTCGCGCGATTCTTCTACGATAATAAACGCATTTTTAGAAGCTATACCAAACAAATTCGAAGGATTTGGCGAGTTTTTAGACCACACGGGTATTAGAAGACCTATCGGTATATCGACCATCGAGTTAGGTGATTATCATTGGTATATCGTTGTTTATTCAGCTTCTAATGAAATGCGAGATATAATTTCGAAGATAAATAAATCCGGTGTTAAGACATACTTTTTTGTTTTATCGGTTTTATTTGTGGTTTTCCTTTTTATAGCTATTTTTTACAACAAAAAAGGGCAGAAAACTTCGAGTGAAACGGAAAAGATTACATCAAATGAGGAAGAGAGGATAATACAGCTTTTTTCAAGCGGACTTAAAGCCCTTATATCCACTGAAAGCGAACGAGAAGTCCTTCAAACACTTATTAATAATATTCGCGAGGTTGGAAATTTTCAGTTTGTAGCGCTTTTAAAAAAGCGGGATCCAAAGGCTTTCTCGATTTGTGTTCAATCATATCGCAAAGAGGAACATTTTTTGGAATTTTTACGCCTATCCAATATCGATCCATTTACAGTTAAGGTTTTTCCGGATCCAATGCATCCGGTGTTTCAATCATTGAATAGTGGCAATACGGTAAAACTATTTTCTATAGATCAAATTAAGACTTTTAACCGTGATTTGGCGTATATGGGTGGAGTTTTATTAGATATACTACCGAATCCCCAATTATCCGTTATTCCGGTCAAAGTGAAAGGCGAACTTTTAGGAGCTGTTCCTTGCTGTATCGAGGAAGATTCCGATATAGACAATAGGATTTTGGAGATCTTTATAGACCAGGTTGCTCAGGTTTTGCAAGTTTCTGAGATACTGAAACAAATGCAAAATGTTAATGAGCTATACACAGACGTTTTTCATAATGTTGATTACGGAATATTCATTGTTGATTCTGATCTGAAGTTATTGTCCTACAATAAAATAGCTGAAACTGAACTTGGATTTAGACCTAAACTTATTGGAAGTTCCCTTAGTGAGGTTTTCAAATTTATTTCGAGTTCTGACACGGAGGAAAGTTATACCTCGATATTGAAAAGCGGTCGTCTTATAGAGATGGAAGAGGTTTCTTACGATAGTTCCCACAACACAACATATTTACGCAAGAAAATTATTCCTGTGTTTTCCACTGCTGGTGGGGTCCATCGGATAATAACTATTGTCGAGGATGTTACAGCACAGAGGTCCATGTCTGAGGAACTTAAAGATGCGCTAAGGAAGATGGAAAAAATAGCCATGACCGACGTGTTAACGGGTTTGCATAATTATAGATACTTTATCGAGGTTCTTCCTAGGTTCATTGAAATGTCACGGGAGGTTTCCGCTCCACTTAGTTTAATAGCTATCGATTTGGACGACCTGAAAAGAATAAATGACAATTTAGGGCATCATATCGGCGACGAGGTAATTAGGAATGCGGCTCTTTTAATATCCAAGCGCTGTTCACCTGCAGACATAGTATCTCGTTACAGCGGGGACGAGTTTTTCGTTCTTCTTAAAAATACTTCTATCGAAAATGCAATCAGCAAGGCCGAGGTTCTTTGCACCAATATTGCCGATAAAGTTATGGATGGAATAAGCGCTCCCGAAGACTACATGGTTACTTCGAGTTTTGGGATTGTTCAGCTTACCGATGATATAATGAACAAGGATGAACTGCTCAGTCGCGCCGAAAGCGCTCTTTATCGGGCAAAGGCCGAAGGTAAGAATCGCGTCGTTGTTTGGCAGTCTTATAAGAACTAA